CGTTGCCTTATCATCAATTGAGGtggagtacatggcaccgacctttATAGCGAAAAAGGTGATATGGCTAAAAGTTTTGCTCTTGAACTTTATGTTAGAATAGAAAAGTGTTATATACACTATGACAACCAAGATGCGATTTATCTAACATTTAATCCGATTTATCAtgagcgaacgaagcatatcgACATTGGGTACCATTTCATCCAAGATGTCTTAGCGAAATGTAAgattgttgtgaagaagatagCAATGTCGGAGAACTCTACGGGCATGATGACTAAGAATGTTCCTTTAGCGAAGTTCAAGCTCTGCTTGAGCACAATTGGTGTCTGTAGAGAATGAGCGCTCTTCgggcgttgggagagcagcatggatcaAGAGCATTATGATTTGGCTTCAAAATTCGAGTCAAGGTAGTGTCATAtgatgtctcgaatttgagccgactaactaaaagataatttttgttCATACGGCGTTCGGTGGACTTCTTCTACAGGATTAACGTGGGGCGCTACAGGACAAAAGAAGGCCCATACACCATTTATCATAATATTTGTTGTGGGGCTAAAAATGCCTTTTGGctagggaaagaaaaggaagtgtAACGTAGGGTTTCACTTACTTTTGGTGTCAGTCGTCCTTTGCAAACAAGGAGAAAGAAAGTAAGGTGGGGCtcaggaaagaaaaaacaaaaaaggagaggaaagtaaattatataaaaatgtagGGTTTTATTCCTTTTGGGTTTTTACCTGGCGCAGTCGCACGAACACAGTACTCGAGACCAAGAGCCGCACAAGAAAAAAAGCCGAGAACTTAGAAGAAAACAGTCGCACGACGGAAAAGAGAGGAGAACGTACCGACGTTCTCATTTTCGGCCGTACACACTTTaaatttggatataatctaAATACGAAAAATACGAGCGTATTAAGAAATTGTAATTTCGATTTTCCGATTATAATAGATTGTTATTGTTGGCTCTCCCCATGGATGTAGATATCGATATTCTGATTGGACCACGTAATCTCTAGTATCCTTCATAATTCCTCATTATTTTTCCGTGCTTTCGTATTGGCTTAATTTGAAAGATCCTAATTAGTTTCTGCGCGCTATATTTTTAACAGTAAATTTTCTCcttaaattgtcatttttgaagAATTGGCAGCTTTTTGACCATGTGCGGTTTCATGATCGGCTCCACATTTAATTTAGGAATAAATGctttagaagtcctaaaacttatcacgaaaatacgATAAAgctttaaaactttcaaaaagaccaattaagttttaaaacttgtcagaaaGTGCGAAATGAGCTCTCAATCTCGGCACCTCTCGTTGACCTCCGTTCAGGTCCTTCCCCGAGCCATAGGAAAATTATCAGAAAAGCATGCACGAGATGCGGAATCGAGGACCTCACCTTCACCCTACAACCAAACCACACAACGAAGAACAACAATAGAAACAACAACTATCACTACTGCCCAGTCCCCATGCACAACACCAAGCTCAGTTGCTTCAAGTAGAGCATCTTCCAATCAAACGCCACGCAATCAATCTCCAATTCACCTCCGACATCGAGCCACCGTTGCCGCTACTACTCCTCTGCTTCCATTCATCGAGGCACGGAACGAGGTAAATCGTCAAAGAGCCACGAGTGAGCCGCATCGATCTTCGCTCGAGAGCGCAATGGCCGAGATCGACAACACTGATTTTGTTTCCGCCAGCAGATTTCACGTTGGAGAGAGATTATATTCGAGAAGATTGAGCCTcaagagggggagggagagacaGAAGAAAAGGCTCGGAAAAGAGAGGACCAAATTCGCTGATGGAGAGTTCTCCTGGGGAAAGGAGGAGTGAGAATGACGtgtaaaatgatttccttttttttttaaaatcagaatcgaaagtcatttttctcaattttagaaGGATTTTCCGCTGACcgcaaaatgttttctttgaccgCTCATTTTGCATGTCCCAATCAcaggaaaatgaggaaaatattttaccagaaaatgtttttcgcaaaacaagtGGAGCCTAAGTCTATGAAGatatgaaaaagaaacaaacatgtGGAGAACAAGATTGGCTCGAGTAATCATAGGATGCAAAATTGCATTGACTGAAGCTGCCGAAGTGGCTTTTCCATGTTTTGGCCAATTGTCAAAGATTGGCTTTGCAAGCATGAAATTGTGATTATCAACATGCTCAGAGTTTTTACAAGATGTGTCCGCCATGGCCCAGAACTCATGTATCCCGAGCAATTATATTTACTAGCGATATAGCGATAATGAAGCTTATGGCAAGAAAACAGGAACTTCATTCTCCGTTGTTTGGTGCACCAACCAACAAGTTGCCGTTAGATATATAAAGAATGtccattctcatttttgtgactcaaactgatacaccttTTACTTAAAGGAAaagacaagttttaaaacttgattacaCTTCTTAAATATTTCAGGATTTCAGTAATCGGGGGTACTAGGTGGACAAGCAGATAACTGACACTGTGCAAAGTACTGGTTCATCTAGCAGGAAACTGAAGTTTTCCCCCCGTGACTCCAGGTGAGGAAGTCTATTATACTTGCCTACCTAGCAGTCACCAGCCAAAGCTAACCTGAGGTCTACCTTCCCCAGCCAGAGGCCCCTAAATTCTCTCTAAACATTTTTCTTTCGTGGAGAGATTGATTACGGAGAGAACTTATGGGAAGATTCCTCTATCATACTTGGGAGTTCCTTCCCCTATCTCCCTTTGAGCATGACCTGCTCAGGTCCTTATATATAAATGATGTCCATTCTCATTTTTCTGACTCAAACTGATAAACTTTTCACTTAAAGGAAAAGACaagtttaaaatttgattgcaccttttgaatattttaggacttcaatcaatttaatgaaaagttttaagatttgattgcactttttcaaagtttaagattcaattacacttttttgacaagttttaagatttcagtagacttgttcttttttttttttttttaagattttggCTAACCCAATTATTGGACTCGAGTCCAGGCTTCGCGTTCTCACCGCCAGCATTATCAGGCTCAACAACCATCTCTCTCTGCAGGTCAAgaacttaattgtatttttgcGATAAATTATTGGACTTATGGTGGATTTATCTGTCCTCTGATTGAGTAGGAAGCACACGTCGTGGTTTTAAGACATGTGCGGTTGCGATTGAAGGAGACCTTTCGGGCATTCTCAATTGGCTGTCGGTCGTTGAGGAGGTTGAAGAACTCAAGTTCATTTAATTTCACATTCAATGGGCGGACTCTATGGTCCTTCCCCTGAACCAATTGGATCCGTTGTTTACTATTGACCCCCCATGCGCACGAAGTATACAGAGATATTTTCAGTCGAAGACAAAAGTAGCTCGGtgatttcaaaatctttttttctaGACATGATGGATAGTATTGTTTACAAATATAAACGAACGGAAAAATTTACATCGTCCatgaaaaaatttagatatgAATTGTTGTCAATGACAAACATTTTTCCTTGACTTGATATTTCAAGTGAGACAGGCGATCGTTTTTAgcaaaatgtttttcaaatcaatcattttctcGAGAATTCGTTTCTCCGAAAATGAATACTTTGAAAAAGATTGGAGgtaacggaaaatattttcattatcgacagaAACGTTTAGGCAAGAGTTGTTATCAGTCCGtctgtttcgtggaaaataaataattttgaattaattctAATAATTCCGATCATCTAAATCTCTTAGGAAAAGAGGTAACGGAAGATAGTCTCGTTAACATAAAAAACGTTTAGGCATGAGGTGTTGCTAAAACTAAAACATTTTTTGTTGGCTTATTATTATAAGCGATAACGACgactaaaattaggaaaattttgttCGAAGCTGTTAATATTTCGCAAAACAAAAAACCGAGCCGTAAATTTAATACCCTTCACTTCTCGTCACGAGATTTCTTCCTTGAGAATGGTTTTACTTGcttgaatgaaaagaaaagtaaaaagagtAAAGACTAGTTCAGTAGCCAGTTCATTCGAGACTATAAGAAGCAGCAGCCTCTGGCATGCACGAAGTCACGCCCCAGCCATTGACTTACTGATGGACTGACCGACCGCTGGCTATCTTGCTTTCTTGCCATGTGCAAAatgttcttgctttcttttctgCTCATCACCGCCAGTCACCAAGCACTTTCAGCTTAAAACCTCTCCTTAGTCCTTACTCTTTGCCTGCCACTTATGTAATATGTTCACGTGTTGTTCATGAAGAAAGCGTCAATTTCTTTTCCCCAAAATGGCATGGAGAGTTATTCTATCTGTTCTCTTTCTGATCTCGTCGATTCCGCGAAGCGTTGCTGTCGGAGCTCCTCAAGTCCCTTGCTACTTCATATTTGGAGACTCGCTCGCTGATAACGGGAACAACAACGATCTCGACACCGATGCGAAAGCGAATTATCCTCCCTATGGGATCGACTTCCACGAGGGCGCAACCGGGCGGTTCACCAACGGTCGAAACTTCGTAGACATCATCGGTCCGATttcttgcctttcttttttcccattggCCCTTATAACTAATCACGTCAAATCTTGTATAAGCACAATGTGAACGTGGCTTGAACACAGTATCGTGATTTCCCATGGAAATTCATGCTTTTCTTAAGATCACAGTGCTCCAAATCCTGGAGCTATATCAGAAGCATGCGATCATGGGCTTGCTgctcattttattttccttcattttttttgttaattgtgaGTTGCAGCTGAACTCCTGGGGTTTGATGAGTACATTCCACCCTTTGCTACTGCAAAAGGTGGCGACATACTCCGCGGTGTGAACTATGCATCTGGTGGGGCGGGCATTCGAGATGAAACGGGACGACAACTGGTAAACAAATTTGCAGACACACATACTTAGCACGCATTTCAGTTTGTGGTAGTTAAGATTAGAGGCTAATAAATTGTCCTTGGTTCAAGCATGCAAATAATCGACACGATCGAAGCAAATCTTTCGACACAAGCAGATATAATTTGCTGACTATATCGgccaaagaagcaaacaacGAAGTTGTAAAATCTTGGCGTGGGAGGAGAGGATTAAGAAACTTTAcaacaaaatttcacaaatggGCAGTACACCTACACCGGTTATGAAGATTGTGCTAAGTATCTGATGGCTAGGATGGTCAACACCCGCtcctagaggtggccggttccacggaaccgccggttctggttccggttcggaaccgccggttccaaggcccaattgctcttttcacccggcctccttcctttttttttctttttttttaaaccggatcgtaaccggcggttccgggttggaaccatgggcccggtcaacgggcccacgggtccatttggccacgtCTGCCCGCTCCCCTTAGGTCTGCCTCTTTTATTTATACCTATATTCAAACTGATATCTTGTACACGCTCTTCAAATAGGGCGATCGCATTAGCTTGAACCATCAATTGCAAAACCATATGGTCACGATCTCGCGCATCAGAGAAATGTTGGGAGCGGATGCTGCGACATACTTAAACAAGTGCGTGTACACTATATGGATGGGAAGCAACGATTACATCAACAACTACTGGATGCCGGACATATACCCGACCAGCAAGCTTTACACGCCCAAGCAATACGCCGTTGTACTGATCGAGCAATACGAACAGCAGTTGAAGGTAATATTTTATCCTAATACGGATTGGATATCTTCAATTCTAAGGTAAATTAGCACctattcactttttttttagtaagtTTCACTTGGTTATTACTTGGAACATGGAAAGTTTCACTGGATCTGATTTTTTCTGTTACCCTTTTCAAACCCCAGACATTGTATTCCTATGGAGCAAGGAGGTTGGCAATTTTTGGACTGAGTGAGATAGGTTGCACCCCTGCAGAAATATCAGAATATGGGACCGAAGGGTCTCTGTGCGTCGACAAGCTCGACGGTGAGGTTATGCCATTCAACGACAGGCTCAAACCCCTCATACATGAATTGAATCGCAATCTTACCGGTGCTAGGTTCATCTACGTGAACACTTACGGAATCTCCACTACTGCAGTTCCAGGTATCTATGcgcctctctctcactctctctaacAGTCTTGTGTTGAGACAACCCTTTTCGAGCAATGCTAGGAACATATCAATGATTGGTTGGTTTAAACGAGTTGTTCGCGTTTGTCTGAATTTCAGCTGTCCCAGTTACGTGTTCAACCTGTTGTGAGGTTAAGGAGGATGACCAGTGCATCCCCTTCAGAACTCCATGCCTAGACAGGTCGCTGCAGTCGTACTACGACGGATTCCACCCTACAGAGACGGTGCATATGGAAGTTGCGGCAATTGGTTACAGAGCTTTGCTTGCTTCCGATGCTTACCCTTCTGATCCTGGCCTCGACATAGCGTCATTTACAGCGTTGCCAACTGTTGGCTCGATCACATCCGACAAGTAGCTCGCGATGTAATTAGCCCTATCATTTTGCTGTTCAtcatttggagagagagagagagagagaaggcttcGTCGGAGAAAATTCAATAAGGTGCAATGTGTCATAATCTTATGGCTTGAGTAATCAATAGAAATATGAATCGTCATCCCATATCATCATTTAATGAAAATGTAGCTAGATTTACTTTCTTGTTTTAATTGCATTGTACAAAACtagagaaaaattaccaaaagagtcttaaacctattgcaattgtgccaattcaatcctaaacactttgccaattaaatcatgaaccttttgtatttatgctaatccAATTCTTCTGGCCAATATTGGTAGGAAATCGCTGATTTGGCATGATCGGCGCCGACGTAgccaatttttagtaatattttagtatttataaatttttttattttctttctctttatttttttttcttcctacaGCAGGCGACCGAGCCCGGCGGCCGGCCGGAGCGAGGGCCGGTGAAGCTCACCCTCGCCGGCAACCGTCACTAGATGAGGTCGAGCCTCTCGCCACCGGCCTTGTCGTCTCTGGGGGAGGTCGGCCTCATGTGAGGCTTGACATCGGCCGGCAAAGGCGAGGACAccctttaataaataaaaaattaaaaaatggccACATTAGCGTTGACCGCGCCATGTCGcctatttttggccaaaattggacGAAAAGACTGAATCGGCATAAATGCAAGATGTTTAAgatgtttaggattgaactaATACGAATGCAAAAGGTTTGCCATTGCATTAGtaaaaaaaggttttggattgaattaacacaattgtaataagtttaggattttttttttgtaattttccaccGGCTGAATTGCATACTTATAGACATCTACCAGACCATACTAAACACATATTAAGCAAGTGTGCTACCCAAATCAATCACTATTAAACACAAATTTTCAATAGTTATAACGTAATTAGTTCTGTCCACCAGGCCACCGATAAACTAATATAAACAATAATTTCTCTTTGAACAGTAAAACTGAGTTGAATCAATTGGAATTTGGAAATCTCAAATCAAAGTCATGTGATCCAGAGAGTTGTTGAAGCACATCTAAAAGAGGTGCACAATGGTTTTCGTGTCACAAACTCAAGACTTTTCACTATCCAAATTGGGAAAGTCGTTTCGTGCAATAATTTGCTAACTTGCTAGTCGACTTGTACTGATGTCTCGCCCAACACACCGACATGGGGACCAAAAGTTTAATGCCAAGAATGAATGCATTATCGCACAAGTTTCCTAGCAAAGTAATCTTGGAGAAAAGCTACATAAGTGTTCCCCCAACGCAATAGAGCCGAGCCTATGAAGTATCAAACTCAAGCTTGACTCGATTCACACATCCGACGCTCGTCACTTGACTCGAGCATTAGAATTTGCACTGAAGCTCGActcaactagaaaaaaaaaaaaagatataggaACTTGACTGCAAGTAATTTGTGAGAGCGCAATTTGCttcattttcatatatatttgACATGGAATACAGATACTTATATAACATATCGctaaacaaaaaaagggaaaagagaataTTTACAAAATATCTCCAGCTAATTATAAAAGATATACTAGATAATAtgctaacaaaaaataaaaagtaaatccTAGAGATACACTAAACAGAATGTAATCTTTAGCAATCTTCCgtaatactccccctcaagaTGGCGCATGGAGGTTACGAATGCCCAGCTTGCTAACAAGAAATTCAAATCGATGTCAACTTTATGCCTTCATAAAAATGTCCGCCAATTGAAGTCCAGTGGGTACATACTCGGTTCTAATATCGCCCGATTGTACATATTCACAAACAAAGTGACAGTCAATCTCGATGTGCTTTGTTCTTTCGTGAAACACCAGATTTGCCGCAATGTATAAAGCTGCTTGGTTGTCGCAAAAAAGACTCATCGGTTTGTCATGCAATACTCCAAGGGAGACAAGTAAAGTGTGTAACCAAATCAGTTCACCGGTCGCAAGTGCTATAGAGCGATATTCAACTTCAGCAAAGGATCGAGAAACCGTGGTCCGCTTCTTAGTTCTCCAGGATAAGGGACAACCACCGAGCATGACAAAGTAACCACTAACTTATTGCCGAGTGATCGGGCAACTTGCCCAATCGAACTCACAAAAGGCAGTCAAGTGAAGTGAATTTGGGACTAATAATAGAATCCCTTATCCCGGGTTTTGCTTAACATATCGAAGAACTCGTGTAGCTGCTTCCCAGTCTTGCTCCTTCGGTTCTCGCATGAACCGGGAAAGTACATGGACAAAATAATATGATTCAGGCTGAGTGATAGTGAGATAGAGTAGACGTCCCACTAATCGTCGATAGCGACTTGGATCTATCAAGGCGGGTCCAACAACCGTAGCTAACTGGTGTTGTTGTTCCATCGGGGTAGTCACCGGTTTAGCCGCTAGCATGCCGCATTCTGATAGGATGTCAAGTACATACTTTATCCGGCACAAACATAACCCCGAAGTCGTTTGTGTTACTTCAATTCCTAGAAAATACTTTTATTGTCCTAGGTCCTTGATATGAAAACACTCGTCAAGGTACCGTTTCAGCGCTGCGCACAGTATTGAATTATTTCCTACCAAGATTAGATCATCAACATATACTCGCGTAGCGAGAAAAGTGTCGCCATGAGATTATGAGAACAGCAAGTAATCGGCTAATGATTGAGTAAAACGATACTCCTTCAATGcatcagaaaattttgaaaaccggTTTCGAGATGCCCGTCGAAGACCATATAAGGACTTTTGTAATCGACAAACGCGATGGCCCCTTTTCCCGAAACCCGGTGGAAGCTTCATATAAACTTCCTCATCCAAGTCGCCATGGAGAAATGCATTGTTAAGTCGTTAACATCCATCTGATGTAACTCCCAATTGCGAGCCAATGCAACCGCAAGAAGACAATGTACGGTGACTAGTTTAGCCACCGGCGCGAAGGTTTCATGGAAGTCCACGCCTTTTATCTAGGTGAATCCCTTTGCAACAAGACGAGCTTTGTATTGCTCAACACTGCCGTCGACTCCATGCTTGATTTTGTAAACCCACTTGCACCCTATGGGTTTCATACCTTCCGGTAAAGTTGCTAAAGTCCAAGTCTTGTATCTTCTAACGCTTTAATTTCTGCAGCCATCGCTTCTCTCCACAAAGGATTTTTAATAGCTTCAATATAACTCCTAGGCTCAATATCGGAATCAACAGCAGCTAAAAAAGCGATGTGAGGCTCAATAAATTGTTTATAAGAAATAAACTTCTCGATAGGATAGACCGTACCTAAAGATATCGATGGAGTGGGCTGAGGAGTTAGGGCCTTCGTGTGGAGTGTTTGGCACACATAATCTCGCAGATGAGCTGGCTGTCTTTTCTGTTGTGTAGGACGAATTGGGATCATAATATGGTCATCTAGCAACTCGCTGGGTTGCTCTTCAACTTGGACTGCAATATCACAATCTTGTATCACTGTCTGCCCGGTTTCTTCACAAACTTGGCTTGGAACCTTGTCTTCCTCCCCCTCATCAATAGGACCCACCACATGAGCTGTTGTCAAAGGGGAAGAGAGTCTCAATCCTCATTCGCGGGTTTATGAGCAAATGGGAAATTCTCTTCATAGAAAACAACGTCACGAGATGCTGATAATTCTTACGTTTCCAAATCAAAAACCTTCCAACCCTTCATGCCATATGGATATCCCAAAATTACACATTTTCTTGCCCTTTCTTCAAATTTATCTCTGCCCTTTGACGGCTTATGAGCATAGCAAATGACTATAATCCGGAGGTTcccaaacaaaatttcaaaaggagtTTTTCCATATAATAATGTAGTTGGAGTATAATCGATTAAATAAGCAGCTGTTAATATGCATTCACCCCAAAAACGAATTGATAAATTCACTTGAAAGCATAGTGCACGTGCTACATTGAGGATGTGTCGGTGTTTTCTTTCAACTCTCCCATTTTGTTGTGGCGTATAGAGACATGATGTCGGATGCATAActccacttttgaaaaaaaatcttgtAAACAGTTCGAATAATATTGTGGGCGTATTATGTaattctgaagacatttccgtgTATCTTCAACttaagttttcttttatttaaaaaagagcCTGAATGAGGCTTGTAAGTATGTAGAGTTGAGAATTGTTGATGTTAACACAACGGGATATTCGAGTAGCTCAAGTTTGGGAGCGGTTGGTTCAACTTTCTCAATGAGCTTTGAGCCTCTAAAGCCTCTTGGGGAAATACTGAGGTATTTGGCAAGCCTTTTCAAGgggcatttggccaaatattaGCCTTGGAAAAGCTGAAAATCTGGTAGGGACCAGTATTGGGCTTTAAGCATTTTCGAAATGCTGAAGGCTCCGTTAATGAAAATTAGTGAGTTGTCTATTTTTCTCTCAAAATCTTACTAAAAATCCATTTTTATCCCTTTTTAAAAGTGAAACCCTATATTGTTgcccttcatcttctttttcggGGTGATCGGCGAAGGATCGGCGAAAGATCGGAGAGGGCGCTGGCGCTAGATCCGGCTTGCCAACGGTTGGAGCCATTAGCCGGCCAATGAAaggctttgatttttttcaaaataaagaaatatacaGCTAATAgccttttgcaaattttttttggccaaatattACTTAACCCAAATTTGCATTTCAAAGGATATTttcccaaacaccatttgccTTTCCCTAAAGCCACCGAGACTAAAGACATCTGCATTTGCTTAAAGATCATCTTCAAAATCGTACTAAACACACCCTTAAGCTTGTCTCCAAATTAAGCAAGTAATCCGACTCACTTTCACCCTGGATCTTGGTGTCTTTTTCTTACGGTGAATAATAAATGACTCTTCAATGGAAAATTATGCTTGTATCTCCATTAAATTACGCATTGTTGTTGAATCTAAAAATAATGTCGGTGTTGAATACTTGACATGAAGATGAAATATATGCCATATACTTTGAAATTTATTGTGATAGATTCTAGCCATGCGAGGGTAATTGTTTGTTCATTGGGAGTTAGGAATTGAAAAGGAAGATTTCAAATCAAGGTATTATATAACGTGATTGATCTTACTTGGAACGTATATCGAATATAATTTAAAGTTCCATAATCTTGTTCCTACCCGACGATTGAACTCATGTTCAAGTATCGGTACTTATTCCATGGAGAACATTAGCCCCAAAAATCTACAATAAAGAATATCAAATATTATCTCGTTATGTTCAAGCATCGGTACTTATCGTATGGAGAACATTAGCTGGGAAAAACTTACTATCAATAGAAGAGTAATAGAGTTACAATCTCTTAATCACTCAATTGTTTTCTTGTTCTAAATTACACTCAATACCAAAATATTTGACCTCATGTAAATGCCCAATAAACCGCATGAAGAATTACCTCTCGGCTTTCAAACAATCACACCTTCAACAAGACAAGCAATCTCAATCGGATACACTGCATGAGAAAAACCCATATGAACTAATTTGACTTGGACACCATGCCCAGAAATGCGAGCATCTAAGAAACCCCCTGCTTTCCTTTTTGGGCATTCATAcactcaaactcaagacataaaTTAATCCGAAGATACATGAGTTTAATATAGAAAGAAGTAATCTTGGCTAGCTCTCATAGAACATCCGTCGAATTGTTGAGAATGTCGGTAGTTTAAGCAGGTTTCCTAactctttttttcccattttagatatgaattcaaaattatatttttctttcacatCGAATACAAAAGAGTAACAAGAGGATTATCAATTTTTCTCTCTGTAAGTTTTTTGAGTGAGTTCTCTATGGGATAATATTTATGGATTTCCTTGGATATAATCTAAGTGTGGAAACACTCTACCATGTGAGTgattataattatttgattctcTAATTATTAGTGTATTATTTGCTGTTAGTTCTCCCTGTTGAGTAGGTATCGACAGTCGGACTAAACCATCTACGTAAAACTCTTATGGTCTTTGTTAttcctcatttatttctttGGTAATTTCATGTAGATTTAATTGCAAGATGTGTTAGCGTTATTTAC
This sequence is a window from Rhodamnia argentea isolate NSW1041297 chromosome 3, ASM2092103v1, whole genome shotgun sequence. Protein-coding genes within it:
- the LOC115726869 gene encoding GDSL esterase/lipase At4g18970-like yields the protein MAWRVILSVLFLISSIPRSVAVGAPQVPCYFIFGDSLADNGNNNDLDTDAKANYPPYGIDFHEGATGRFTNGRNFVDIIAELLGFDEYIPPFATAKGGDILRGVNYASGGAGIRDETGRQLGDRISLNHQLQNHMVTISRIREMLGADAATYLNKCVYTIWMGSNDYINNYWMPDIYPTSKLYTPKQYAVVLIEQYEQQLKTLYSYGARRLAIFGLSEIGCTPAEISEYGTEGSLCVDKLDGEVMPFNDRLKPLIHELNRNLTGARFIYVNTYGISTTAVPAVPVTCSTCCEVKEDDQCIPFRTPCLDRSLQSYYDGFHPTETVHMEVAAIGYRALLASDAYPSDPGLDIASFTALPTVGSITSDK